The sequence GCAGGCGCCGCCTATCCGCTGAACGACCCCGAGAACACGATCTACAGCATCTGCCTGAGCTGTCACACGGCGTGCACCCTAAAGGCGAAGATCCAGGACGGTGTCCTGGTGAAGGTCGACGGCAACCCGTACAGCCCGATGAACCTGCTGCCCAATCTGGCGGAGGACACTCCGTTGGCTGAGGCAGCAAAGGACGATGCCAAGATATGCCCGAAGGGACAATCTTCCGTCCAGATCGCCTATGACCCTTATCGGATTCGCAAGGTCCTCAAACGCGTCGGTGGACGCGGCCAGGGTGAGTGGCAGGCAATCGAATGGAACCAGTTCATCGACGAGGTCGTCAACGGTGGTGATCTGTTCGGCGAAGGCAAGGTCGACGGTCTCAACGACATCTACAAGCTCCGTGACGTCGATCTCGCAAAAGAGTTGGCCGCTGACACCGATGCTGTCGTCGCTGGTGACATGACGGTCCCAGAATTCAAGGCAAAGCACGCCGATCATCTCGACATGCTCATCGACCCCGACCATCCAGACCTCGGACCGGTCAACAACCAGTTCGTGTTCTTGGGCGGACGAGTCGAGCACGGCCGTAAGGAGCTGACCAAGCGTTTCACGTACGACGGAATGGGCTCGGTCAACTACTACCTGCACACAACGATCTGTGAGCAGAGCCACCACATCGCCTTCAAGGAGATGACTGGCGGCAAGGACCACCTGAAGCCGGACTTGCTTTCCGCCGAGTTCGTGATCTTCTTTGGAACCGGAGCGTTCGAGTCGAACTTCGGGCCTACCCCGATGACCGAGCAGGTCACCGATTCGCTGATACGTAACAAGTTCAAGTATGCGGTCGTGGACCCTCGTCTCAGCAAGACGGCGGCAAAGGCGTGGAAGTGGGTTGCCGTGCACCCCGGCTCCGACGGTGCCCTGGCACTCGGCATGATCCGCTGGATCATCGAGAACAGCCGCTACGACGCAAGCTACCTCACGGCACCCAGCATGGATGCCGCAGAGGCAAACGGTGAGGGCACCTACAGTGACGCGACTCATCTCGTTCGTCTCGACGAGATGGTGTTTCTCACTGCTGAGGAGGCCGGTCTCGAACCGCCGACCGATGCAGACGGGAACCCCGTCTCCGGTGCGCGGGTGGTCATGACCGACGCTGATGCGGCACTGGCCGACGCGGCGCCGGCAGGTCAGCTGCTCGGTGACTTCACCGTCAATGGGATCGCCGTCAAACCTGCGTTTCAGCTGCTCGCCGATCGGGCAGCCGAACGAACCTTGGATGAGTACGCCGATATCTGCGGCATCCCGACCCGCGACATCGTGGCCCTGGCCGATGAATTCACCAGCCACGGCAAGCGCGCAGGGACCGACATGTATCGGGGCCCTGTACAGCACACAAACGGCTACCACAACGGTCAGGCGATCATCACACTCAATGTGCTGATCGGCAACGTGAACCATCGCGGTGGAATCGTTGGTGGCGGAGGGCACTGGCATGAGGACGGATCCAAGGGCGGTGCACCGTTCCCCAAGAGCGTGGTTGCATCGGCTCCGGGCGGGCTGAAGAAGTGGGGTATCCACATCAACCGCCAGCAAGCGTCCTACGACAAATCCACCT is a genomic window of Gammaproteobacteria bacterium containing:
- a CDS encoding molybdopterin-dependent oxidoreductase: MAIENTDGSELQPVEAPDDRWSVTRRDFVKTSAMVGGAVAAAGSLPALARITGNIVEPTAAFAGAAYPLNDPENTIYSICLSCHTACTLKAKIQDGVLVKVDGNPYSPMNLLPNLAEDTPLAEAAKDDAKICPKGQSSVQIAYDPYRIRKVLKRVGGRGQGEWQAIEWNQFIDEVVNGGDLFGEGKVDGLNDIYKLRDVDLAKELAADTDAVVAGDMTVPEFKAKHADHLDMLIDPDHPDLGPVNNQFVFLGGRVEHGRKELTKRFTYDGMGSVNYYLHTTICEQSHHIAFKEMTGGKDHLKPDLLSAEFVIFFGTGAFESNFGPTPMTEQVTDSLIRNKFKYAVVDPRLSKTAAKAWKWVAVHPGSDGALALGMIRWIIENSRYDASYLTAPSMDAAEANGEGTYSDATHLVRLDEMVFLTAEEAGLEPPTDADGNPVSGARVVMTDADAALADAAPAGQLLGDFTVNGIAVKPAFQLLADRAAERTLDEYADICGIPTRDIVALADEFTSHGKRAGTDMYRGPVQHTNGYHNGQAIITLNVLIGNVNHRGGIVGGGGHWHEDGSKGGAPFPKSVVASAPGGLKKWGIHINRQQASYDKSTLFEGFPAKRPWYPFTSDVYQHVIPSAAAGYPYPAKFVMTQMGTVALASPAGHAQIEALKDPKKVPLFVACDIVIGETSMYADYILPDLSYMERWGTSHTSPTIQTKMSKVRQPTIAPLTDIVDVEGEQMPISIEAFLIAVGKRLGLAGFGKDGLGDGYPFDRPEQYFLALSANLAFGDKEDGSETLPAADAEEMRIFREARSHLPATVYDEAVWKRAVPAELWPSLVYLLNRGGRFEPSDKLYKDDEWVAHQWHGRWNLYVEKVAKAKDSMTGERFDGLPKWQPVKDAGGNEIDDAGFDLTLITFKEIWEGQSRSRGSEWLQKAISPKNFLQMNSRDAAARGIKSGDHARVLSATLPTGAFDLGDGRSYAVEAEVKVMEGMRPGTVGLSWRGHWAYGSNDVVIDGQTIKGDPDRASGTVPNPAMRLDPIVGDVSLTDPIGGSASFYDTKVEVEKV